From one Enterococcus sp. DIV2402 genomic stretch:
- a CDS encoding Gfo/Idh/MocA family protein produces MTNYRWGIIGLGDIAHQFAADFKSETSEIYGVAARKLSKVQAFAEKFSIPNVYETVDDLLADEAIDFVYIAVPNNVHHHYIMAALQANKHVLCEKAITMNSEELAEEIALAKEKNLVLQEAMTIFNMPLYLELKKIADSGKLGKLKLIQAPFGSYKDPDPTNRFFSPELAGGALLDIGTYAVSFARFFLSEAPDVLFSNVLPFETGVDEQSITVLRNKKDEMATVSLAFQAKMPKEGIVAYEHAYITVDEYPRADKAEINYRDGRKEVIEAGDTAEALNYEIQTLIDTVEGADNRTLPLTTDVIRILDDMRRFW; encoded by the coding sequence ATGACAAATTATCGTTGGGGAATTATCGGTCTAGGTGATATTGCGCATCAATTTGCAGCAGATTTTAAAAGTGAGACTAGTGAAATTTACGGTGTCGCAGCTAGAAAATTATCTAAAGTGCAAGCATTTGCAGAAAAATTTTCCATTCCGAATGTTTATGAAACAGTTGATGATTTATTAGCTGATGAAGCGATTGATTTTGTTTATATTGCCGTACCAAATAATGTCCATCATCACTACATTATGGCCGCATTACAAGCAAATAAACATGTTTTATGTGAAAAAGCAATTACGATGAACAGTGAGGAATTGGCCGAAGAAATTGCTCTTGCAAAAGAGAAAAACCTTGTACTACAAGAAGCAATGACCATCTTTAACATGCCACTTTACCTTGAATTAAAAAAAATCGCAGATAGTGGTAAATTAGGTAAATTAAAACTAATTCAAGCGCCTTTTGGTAGTTATAAAGATCCTGATCCAACCAATCGCTTCTTCAGTCCAGAGTTGGCGGGTGGCGCTTTGTTAGACATTGGAACTTATGCTGTATCTTTCGCACGCTTTTTCTTATCTGAAGCGCCTGATGTGTTATTCAGTAACGTTCTGCCGTTTGAAACAGGTGTAGACGAACAATCAATTACTGTTTTACGCAATAAAAAAGATGAAATGGCTACAGTTAGTCTAGCTTTCCAAGCAAAAATGCCTAAAGAAGGGATTGTCGCCTACGAACATGCGTACATTACTGTTGACGAATACCCGCGTGCTGATAAGGCTGAAATTAATTATCGTGACGGCCGCAAAGAAGTGATTGAAGCAGGCGATACTGCTGAAGCATTAAATTATGAAATTCAAACCCTAATCGACACTGTTGAGGGAGCCGATAATCGGACGCTACCACTTACAACAGATGTTATCCGTATTTTAGATGATATGCGTCGGTTTTGGTAA
- a CDS encoding FtsX-like permease family protein, with product MKKTALLKSSIREIKQSPARFFSILGIIFLGVAFFVGIGATGPDMIQSADDYYKKQQLSDITVYSSLGFSEEDQTYLEKQKNIESVVPQYVLDMHLVEKNEVVRFYSLTDTMNVPVLESGKLPKENEIILDTRAKEYYKLGDTFEVQKNDDSENNLKQQQYKIVGFATTPEFIDNAKRGNTNVGNGAIDYFALLPEEAFQMDAYSRMLLSFKNVQTVTAYSDEYTKLMGKNQEQLEDWLEPRKQARLIEIKEAANRELEKNRQKIQEGEEQLEKAEQELKQAKEKLDQGQTELEAAQQTYDEKIAAAKAEIQTREQQITEAEKELAANEQILNESQREVDRQSGSLDAYEAQLSQLEAQRTQLEEALNQLQIAQQTFKDIEHLTSQVNEVPEEELDQLLDDLRVSLQLLLTQLPEDNEWLTTVQQILDELSSESLLMLVADIRSLGGMIDSQIATLEENLAQLGAGVDEIAQGQQQLKEGQRQLDEGKQQIEEAKKQLADGKQQLAEGKQTLAVEEERRANQLESAEKEWQAGKKQYDEGLAEFTKQKEKELPKLKEATETLASEQKKIDELKPASFTLIDRESNPGYAEYKENANRISSIATVFPTIFFLIAALVSLTTMGRMIEEKRVEIGTLKALGYKNGEISQKFLLYSLSAGLLGSLLGLAVGFYLFPTIIISAYGQLYNIKEFMTPWYVGYSSIGIVVALVCTVGISLVALRVDLFSSPATLLRPKAPKAGKRILLEYLTPLWKRMSFIQKVTMRNLFRYKSRMFMTIFGIAGCTAMILTGFGLRDSISDVVPIQFSKIWHYQGIVTFKEQPTEVAYQKYLDKLEQFDDYQTHLAIGSETLTMEKTGITSQDVTVYVPENLEALSDFVLFNNRQTGKESYLTDDGAIINEKLATLFDLSEGDTFTLKNADNQTFKVKIAAIVENYVGHFAYLTPKTFEEVFDKQPTYNTDLVVFKDEQTKKQEKQVAEKLMEQEDIINVSFLSDSSTALDETTGTLNIVVWVLIISAGLLAFIVLYNLNNINISERIRELSTIKVLGFYDKEVTMYIYRENIFLTFFGVLVGLAMGILLHGYVLQTVEMDMLMFSPTIHSISYIYASCITTFFTLVVGIVMYLKLKKVDMIEALKSNE from the coding sequence ATGAAAAAGACAGCTCTCCTTAAAAGTAGTATTCGGGAAATCAAGCAATCGCCTGCACGCTTTTTTTCTATTTTAGGAATTATCTTTTTGGGTGTCGCTTTTTTTGTAGGGATTGGTGCGACAGGTCCAGATATGATTCAGTCTGCTGATGATTATTACAAAAAGCAGCAGTTATCTGATATCACAGTGTACTCTAGTCTTGGGTTTTCAGAAGAAGATCAAACATACTTAGAAAAACAAAAAAATATTGAATCGGTAGTTCCACAATATGTATTAGATATGCATTTAGTAGAAAAAAATGAAGTTGTTCGTTTTTATAGTCTAACAGATACAATGAACGTACCTGTGCTGGAATCAGGTAAATTACCAAAAGAAAATGAAATTATTTTGGATACTCGTGCGAAAGAATACTATAAATTAGGAGATACCTTTGAGGTTCAAAAAAATGATGATTCAGAAAATAATTTAAAGCAACAGCAATATAAAATTGTTGGTTTTGCGACAACACCAGAGTTTATTGACAATGCTAAACGTGGAAATACAAATGTAGGAAATGGTGCTATTGATTATTTTGCGCTTTTACCAGAAGAAGCTTTTCAAATGGATGCCTATTCACGAATGCTGTTGTCATTTAAAAATGTACAGACAGTGACTGCTTATTCTGACGAATATACGAAACTCATGGGTAAAAATCAAGAACAGTTAGAAGACTGGCTGGAGCCTCGAAAACAAGCTCGCTTAATTGAAATTAAGGAAGCTGCAAATCGTGAATTAGAAAAAAATCGCCAAAAAATTCAAGAAGGCGAAGAACAATTAGAAAAAGCTGAACAGGAATTGAAACAAGCAAAAGAAAAATTGGATCAAGGGCAGACGGAATTAGAAGCAGCACAACAAACCTATGATGAAAAAATAGCTGCTGCGAAAGCTGAAATTCAAACACGAGAGCAACAAATTACTGAAGCAGAAAAAGAACTCGCTGCAAATGAACAAATTTTAAATGAAAGTCAGCGTGAAGTCGATCGTCAATCCGGATCTTTAGATGCATACGAAGCTCAACTTTCGCAATTAGAAGCACAGCGCACTCAGTTAGAAGAAGCTCTTAATCAATTACAAATAGCACAACAAACCTTTAAAGATATTGAGCATTTAACTTCACAGGTCAATGAGGTACCTGAAGAAGAGCTGGATCAATTGTTGGATGATCTGCGAGTGAGTTTACAATTGTTGCTAACACAATTGCCAGAGGATAATGAATGGCTAACTACAGTTCAACAGATTCTTGATGAACTTTCATCGGAATCATTGTTAATGCTTGTTGCAGATATTCGTAGTTTAGGAGGAATGATTGATTCTCAAATTGCTACTCTTGAAGAAAATCTTGCGCAATTAGGAGCTGGAGTGGATGAAATTGCCCAAGGACAGCAACAACTTAAAGAAGGGCAAAGACAATTAGATGAAGGAAAGCAACAAATAGAAGAGGCAAAAAAACAATTAGCAGATGGGAAGCAGCAACTCGCAGAAGGGAAACAAACCCTTGCTGTAGAAGAAGAACGTAGAGCTAATCAATTAGAATCAGCTGAGAAAGAATGGCAAGCTGGTAAAAAGCAATATGATGAGGGCTTAGCAGAATTTACGAAGCAAAAAGAAAAAGAGCTACCAAAACTCAAAGAAGCGACAGAGACATTAGCTTCTGAACAAAAAAAGATCGATGAATTAAAGCCAGCATCCTTTACTTTAATTGATCGTGAAAGTAATCCTGGATACGCTGAATACAAGGAGAATGCGAATCGAATTTCATCAATCGCTACTGTTTTTCCAACGATTTTCTTTTTAATAGCAGCACTGGTTAGTCTAACAACCATGGGACGAATGATTGAAGAAAAACGTGTAGAAATTGGTACATTGAAAGCATTGGGCTATAAAAATGGCGAGATTTCTCAAAAATTTTTGTTGTATTCTTTATCTGCCGGACTTTTAGGAAGTTTATTAGGCTTAGCAGTGGGCTTTTATCTGTTCCCAACAATTATCATTAGCGCTTATGGACAGTTGTACAATATTAAAGAATTTATGACGCCATGGTATGTAGGTTATAGTAGTATTGGTATTGTCGTTGCATTAGTTTGTACAGTGGGCATTTCGTTGGTTGCCTTGCGTGTGGATTTATTCAGTTCGCCTGCTACGTTATTACGTCCGAAAGCGCCAAAAGCAGGAAAACGAATTTTATTGGAATATTTAACGCCATTATGGAAACGCATGAGTTTTATTCAAAAAGTAACGATGCGAAATTTATTTCGCTATAAGTCACGGATGTTTATGACTATTTTTGGTATTGCAGGATGTACAGCGATGATTCTGACAGGTTTTGGTTTACGGGACTCTATTAGTGATGTAGTCCCGATTCAATTTTCAAAAATTTGGCACTATCAAGGAATTGTCACTTTTAAAGAACAACCAACAGAAGTAGCGTATCAAAAGTATTTGGATAAACTTGAACAATTTGATGATTATCAGACACATTTAGCAATTGGTTCGGAAACTTTGACAATGGAGAAAACAGGAATAACTAGTCAAGATGTGACGGTATATGTGCCAGAAAATCTTGAAGCATTGTCTGATTTTGTTTTATTTAACAATCGTCAAACAGGAAAAGAATCTTATTTAACAGATGATGGAGCGATTATAAATGAAAAATTAGCCACTCTTTTTGATTTATCTGAAGGGGATACTTTTACCTTGAAAAATGCTGATAATCAAACTTTTAAAGTGAAAATAGCGGCAATTGTTGAAAATTATGTCGGTCATTTTGCTTATTTAACACCAAAAACTTTTGAAGAAGTTTTTGATAAGCAACCCACGTATAATACAGATTTAGTTGTCTTCAAAGATGAACAAACGAAAAAGCAAGAAAAACAAGTTGCAGAAAAATTGATGGAGCAAGAAGACATCATTAATGTTAGTTTCTTGTCTGATTCATCTACTGCATTAGACGAAACGACAGGAACATTAAATATTGTCGTCTGGGTATTAATTATTTCAGCTGGATTATTAGCGTTTATTGTGCTTTATAATCTGAATAATATTAATATTTCTGAACGGATTCGAGAATTATCAACCATTAAGGTGTTAGGCTTTTATGATAAGGAAGTAACGATGTACATTTATCGTGAGAACATTTTCTTAACGTTCTTTGGTGTTCTTGTAGGCTTAGCAATGGGGATTTTATTACACGGGTATGTTTTACAAACAGTAGAGATGGATATGCTGATGTTTTCGCCAACGATTCATTCAATCAGCTATATATATGCGAGTTGCATTACGACTTTCTTTACGTTAGTTGTAGGAATTGTCATGTATTTGAAGTTGAAAAAAGTTGATATGATTGAAGCGTTAAAATCAAATGAATAA
- a CDS encoding glycoside hydrolase family 73 protein, with protein sequence MSRRKKKTLRLPAILIGFIMIGGAFVFSLRSLTNPNLSQNMYAYEENSEMTKEEFISRLLPHAKELQEGYGILPSIVIGQAILESNWGNSQLSKEYNNLFGIKAYGDQNKVTLDTQEFVNEQWITIKGDFRVYNSWEESMDDHTMLFVNGVDWSPEKYEKVLTAPNYEVAADALQEAGYATDPGYAAKIKEVIETYQLNQYD encoded by the coding sequence ATGAGTAGAAGAAAGAAAAAAACACTTCGTTTACCTGCCATTTTGATTGGGTTTATTATGATTGGTGGAGCATTTGTTTTTTCGTTACGTAGTTTAACAAATCCAAATTTATCACAAAATATGTATGCATATGAAGAAAATTCAGAGATGACCAAAGAAGAATTTATTTCTCGTTTGTTACCTCATGCCAAAGAATTACAAGAAGGGTATGGGATTTTACCGAGTATTGTTATTGGACAAGCTATTTTAGAATCAAACTGGGGAAACAGTCAATTATCTAAAGAGTATAATAATTTATTTGGCATAAAAGCATACGGAGACCAAAATAAAGTAACACTGGACACGCAAGAATTTGTTAATGAACAATGGATTACCATCAAAGGTGATTTTCGTGTTTATAATTCTTGGGAAGAGTCAATGGATGACCATACCATGCTGTTTGTCAACGGGGTGGATTGGAGTCCTGAAAAATATGAAAAAGTTCTAACTGCTCCAAATTATGAAGTTGCAGCAGATGCTTTGCAAGAAGCAGGTTATGCAACGGATCCAGGGTATGCTGCTAAAATTAAAGAAGTGATTGAAACCTATCAACTTAATCAATACGATTAA
- a CDS encoding M15 family metallopeptidase, which produces MKKIVKTVSLIIIGIIVIYGINRFVTRKVVIEDADSSVIASEKETTQKKEKEQETKQDILPDGSIDDWNLILVGPEHPLEKDIPQDNLVEIPGSVMQLDRRVIEPYQQLTQAAEQAGYPLALVSSYRSVSYQEQVFNDAVYQYMSQGLSEKEAITETKKTSTEPGNSEHHTGLAIDVVDTDWQQNYPRVLLEPAYGDEPGAKWLAEHAREYGFIVRYPEGKEDITKITYEPWHFRYVGVEHAKYIEENHLTLEEYIDLLKEK; this is translated from the coding sequence TTGAAAAAAATAGTAAAGACGGTTAGTTTGATCATAATAGGTATTATCGTCATTTATGGGATTAATCGTTTTGTTACAAGAAAAGTGGTAATCGAAGATGCTGATTCTTCGGTTATAGCCTCTGAAAAAGAGACGACACAGAAAAAAGAAAAAGAACAAGAAACAAAGCAAGATATACTTCCTGACGGTTCGATTGATGATTGGAATTTAATTCTAGTCGGTCCTGAGCATCCATTAGAAAAAGACATTCCACAAGATAACCTTGTAGAAATTCCTGGAAGCGTGATGCAATTAGATCGCCGTGTCATTGAACCTTATCAGCAACTAACACAAGCTGCAGAACAAGCGGGCTATCCATTAGCGCTAGTGTCTTCCTATCGTTCTGTCTCTTATCAAGAGCAAGTATTTAATGATGCTGTTTATCAGTATATGTCGCAAGGATTATCTGAAAAAGAAGCCATTACAGAGACGAAAAAGACTTCAACTGAACCAGGAAATAGCGAACATCATACCGGATTAGCTATCGACGTGGTAGATACCGATTGGCAACAAAATTATCCACGTGTTTTGTTAGAACCAGCTTACGGCGACGAACCAGGAGCAAAATGGTTGGCAGAGCATGCCAGAGAATATGGATTTATCGTTCGTTATCCTGAAGGAAAAGAAGATATTACTAAAATTACGTATGAGCCATGGCATTTTCGTTATGTTGGTGTAGAGCATGCGAAGTATATCGAAGAAAATCACCTGACACTAGAAGAGTACATTGACTTATTAAAAGAAAAGTAG
- a CDS encoding aromatic acid exporter family protein — MRIGLRTIKTAVAAILSMLLANVLNLLYAPAAGIIAILSVGNTKKASLYTGLGRLASLAIATAISFVCFQVIGYNAIAFGIYLLFFIPVSATFHLTDGIVVNSVLVTHYMMEQSYSLPLLINELLLMSIGVGFALAFNLYMPNIEKQLKEDQEKIEDSFRHILSGMAAMLNHPSRDTLKNSCDKLLIFIREDQRRAQMYQENQWQVEDAYYEEYFSMRRTQVRILSDMVQLLDGIQVEEVLVEDLRLLLNFTAATFDEDNDGKEILKRIDLVYQVYRSKTLPRNREEFENRARLFQFLQSFKSFIEIKAEFSKSITKLNEETAA; from the coding sequence ATGAGAATTGGACTGCGTACGATTAAAACGGCAGTAGCCGCTATTTTATCCATGCTTTTAGCAAATGTATTAAATTTACTTTATGCGCCAGCAGCAGGAATTATTGCAATATTAAGTGTAGGAAATACAAAAAAAGCTTCCTTATACACTGGCTTAGGACGCTTAGCTTCTCTGGCAATTGCGACAGCGATATCTTTTGTATGCTTTCAAGTGATTGGTTATAATGCCATCGCATTTGGTATTTATTTATTATTTTTTATTCCTGTATCGGCTACCTTTCATTTAACAGATGGTATTGTTGTTAATTCAGTATTAGTCACACATTATATGATGGAGCAGTCGTATTCATTACCGCTTTTAATTAATGAACTACTTTTAATGAGTATTGGTGTAGGTTTTGCTTTAGCATTTAATTTGTACATGCCTAATATTGAAAAACAATTAAAAGAAGATCAAGAAAAAATAGAAGACAGTTTTCGTCATATTTTATCAGGTATGGCTGCGATGTTAAATCACCCCTCACGAGATACGCTAAAAAATTCGTGTGATAAGTTATTGATATTTATTCGTGAAGATCAACGACGAGCACAAATGTACCAAGAAAATCAGTGGCAGGTAGAAGATGCTTATTATGAAGAATATTTCTCTATGCGACGGACGCAAGTTAGAATATTATCAGACATGGTTCAATTACTCGATGGTATTCAAGTAGAAGAGGTGTTGGTAGAGGATTTGAGATTGCTTTTAAATTTCACTGCTGCGACATTTGATGAGGATAATGATGGGAAAGAAATTTTAAAACGTATTGACTTGGTTTATCAAGTGTATCGTTCAAAAACTTTGCCTCGGAATCGTGAAGAGTTTGAAAATCGTGCACGACTCTTCCAATTTCTTCAGTCTTTTAAAAGTTTTATTGAGATTAAAGCTGAGTTTTCAAAATCTATTACTAAACTGAATGAAGAGACAGCCGCTTAA
- a CDS encoding hydrolase translates to MSEKFIPNITTELRKDIVKVPEIIDEASGIIIFGKKIKSIIFTTDIAIIRNTNANAVIAVYPFTPHPAITKSIIEAADIPVFSGVGGGLTQGTRASYMSLFAEAQGSIGVVLNGPTPLDTVQAVCNVVDIPVVSTVTSKYTLIDEKIEAGVKIINISAGKETADTVRHFRKIYPELPIMATGGPTEESIRETIEAGANAITYTPPSNGKLFSKKMDFYREKERSEFKNHIKNEQK, encoded by the coding sequence ATGAGTGAAAAATTTATTCCGAATATCACCACTGAATTGAGAAAAGACATTGTCAAAGTACCAGAAATAATTGATGAAGCGAGTGGAATTATTATTTTTGGGAAAAAAATTAAATCTATTATTTTTACGACAGATATTGCGATTATTCGCAATACAAATGCAAATGCTGTGATTGCGGTTTATCCATTTACCCCGCATCCAGCTATTACCAAAAGTATTATTGAAGCAGCAGACATTCCAGTTTTTTCTGGAGTGGGTGGTGGTTTAACTCAAGGAACACGAGCTTCTTATATGAGTCTGTTTGCTGAAGCACAAGGTTCAATTGGTGTCGTTTTAAATGGACCTACACCACTGGATACTGTTCAAGCAGTTTGTAATGTGGTAGATATTCCTGTAGTTAGTACAGTGACTAGTAAATATACACTAATTGATGAAAAAATTGAAGCGGGAGTCAAAATTATTAACATCAGCGCAGGAAAAGAAACAGCAGATACTGTCCGTCATTTCCGAAAAATCTATCCAGAATTACCAATTATGGCTACAGGTGGACCAACTGAAGAAAGCATTCGTGAAACAATTGAAGCTGGGGCGAATGCCATTACGTATACGCCACCTTCTAATGGAAAGTTATTCAGTAAGAAGATGGATTTTTATCGTGAAAAAGAACGATCCGAATTTAAAAATCACATTAAAAACGAACAAAAATGA
- a CDS encoding FUSC family protein, with product MHIGRFRLGMRTFKSSLSVLICILIFEFFNRGEPWIASLAAVFSLRQDLTTTFNFGKSRVLGNTIGGIAGILYLLLQQRFTEHFLVEIIALPALVALVIVVSDGINNNAGIISAIATILLITLSVAPGDSVNVAIDRIFDTFIGTSVAIGLNFILRPPKPEAEEEIKEDLIVLKNKEAELQKQLQEIQEKIENQKK from the coding sequence GTGCATATTGGCCGTTTTCGACTTGGCATGAGAACATTCAAATCATCTTTGTCTGTGTTAATTTGTATTTTAATTTTCGAATTTTTTAATCGTGGCGAACCTTGGATTGCTTCATTAGCAGCTGTTTTTTCATTACGTCAAGATTTAACAACTACCTTTAATTTTGGTAAATCACGGGTTCTCGGAAATACTATCGGTGGGATTGCAGGTATTTTATATTTGTTACTACAACAACGATTTACTGAACATTTTCTTGTTGAAATTATCGCTTTACCTGCTCTAGTGGCATTAGTGATTGTTGTATCAGATGGTATTAATAATAATGCTGGGATTATTTCTGCCATTGCAACCATTCTATTAATTACTTTAAGTGTTGCTCCTGGAGATTCTGTCAATGTAGCGATAGATCGTATTTTCGACACATTTATAGGTACTTCTGTGGCAATTGGCCTTAATTTCATTTTGCGTCCACCTAAACCAGAAGCTGAAGAGGAAATAAAAGAAGATCTTATCGTATTAAAAAACAAAGAAGCCGAACTTCAAAAACAACTACAAGAAATTCAAGAAAAAATTGAAAACCAAAAAAAATAA